AATTCATCACCACCTACTGTTTAAGTAAACCTCACTTTTAAAAATGAAGCTTGCCGACATATCGACAAGCTCCATTTCATTATAATTGACGTAATTCTTGTTTAATTTCCGTTTTCGCCTTCGTTTTTTCATCAATGTCTTTAATTTTACGTGCAGGTGTTCCTGCAACAACTGTATACGGTTCAACATCTTCGACAACGACAGCACCAGCAGCAACAACCGCTCCTTTTCCAACAGTTACTCCTTCTAAAATAACTGCATTAGCACCAACAACGACGTCATCCTCAATGACAACTGGTTTAGCGGAAGGTGGCTCAATGACACCTGCAAGAACAGCACCAGCTCCGATATGGCAGTTTTTTCCTACTGTCGCACGTCCACCTAAGACCGCGTTCATATCAATCATCGTTCCTTCCCCAATAACAGCACCAATATTGATCATAGCTCCCATCATAATAACGGCATTGTCACCAATTTCTACTTGATCACGAATAATTGCCCCTGGTTCAATACGAGCTTTAATCCCTTTTA
This genomic interval from Bacillus alveayuensis contains the following:
- a CDS encoding 2,3,4,5-tetrahydropyridine-2,6-dicarboxylate N-acetyltransferase (product_source=TIGR03532; cath_funfam=2.160.10.10,3.30.70.250; cog=COG2171; pfam=PF00132,PF08503,PF14602; superfamily=51161; tigrfam=TIGR03532), which encodes MKMMDANEIISFIQNSKKSTPVKVYMKGDLEGIDFGANAKTFITGNSGIVFGEWEEISKALEENQAKIEDYVVENDRRNSAIPLLDLKGIKARIEPGAIIRDQVEIGDNAVIMMGAMINIGAVIGEGTMIDMNAVLGGRATVGKNCHIGAGAVLAGVIEPPSAKPVVIEDDVVVGANAVILEGVTVGKGAVVAAGAVVVEDVEPYTVVAGTPARKIKDIDEKTKAKTEIKQELRQL